A stretch of the Lactuca sativa cultivar Salinas chromosome 9, Lsat_Salinas_v11, whole genome shotgun sequence genome encodes the following:
- the LOC111903964 gene encoding uncharacterized protein LOC111903964: protein MDYEYKRNHVPAFGSWDCDNDLPFTQCFESARQAGLLRYSYSEDRDLYVTGDLYDNNVVTPAMIVVPRRTGKAGYPHVKEGKKDSWVVCDYEYDYTYDCDVKEPPSPVSVATPPPPSPPSRRRQQPKRHVKPKAVDEDLYRISPELLRAKPRKKKWGLFSSCMQPTCGI, encoded by the exons ATGGATTAC GAGTACAAGAGAAACCACGTTCCCGCGTTTGGAAGCTGGGATTGCGATAACGATCTCCCGTTCACTCAGTGTTTTGAGTCGGCGAGGCAAGCTGGACTGCTTCGATACAGCTATTCGGAAGATCGTGATCTGTACGTCACCGGCGATTTGTATGACAACAATGTTGTCACTCCGGCTATGATTGTCGTTCCTCGTCGCACTG GGAAAGCGGGATACCCGCATGTGAAAGAAGGGAAAAAAGACTCATGGGTCGTCTGTGACTACGAATACGACTACACTTACGACTGTGACGTAAAGGAGCCTCCTAGCCCCGTCAGCGtagcaacaccaccaccaccatcaccaccgtcACGACGGCGACAACAACCAAAGAGGCACGTTAAACCCAAAGCCGTAGACGAAGATCTGTACAGAATCTCGCCGGAGCTCCTCCGTGCCAAGCCCAGAAAG